A single window of Candidatus Aquicultor sp. DNA harbors:
- the rpoB gene encoding DNA-directed RNA polymerase subunit beta, giving the protein MRNDLGLRNRRTFAKTPDILELPNLIGAQVDSFKWFAEEGLKEAFRDISPVEDFTGNMAIEFGSYKFGEPEHSVNECKERDMTYSARLDVTVSLINKTTGEIKEEEVYMGDFPVMTDKGTFVINGTERVVVSQLVRSPGVYFDREVDKHSDKILYASKVIPSRGAWLEFETDKRDVVSVRVDRKRKQPATILLKALGFGSNDEILALFNNAEAIKLTLERDFTETREEAMVELYKRLRPGEPPAVESARSLIENLFFNPQRYDLAKVGRYKVNKKLNLDIPVETTVLTREDILATIQYMVGLLDSSLFRDRFDLVDTDDIDHFGNRRIRSVGELIQNQFRIGLARMERVVRERMTTLDVETMTPRSLINIRPIVASIKEFFGSSQLSQFMDQTNPLAGLTHKRRLSALGPGGLSRERAGFEVRDVHPSHYGRMCPIETPEGPNIGLIGSMASYARINPFGFIETPYRKVENGRITDEIHYLTADDEDRYIIAQANARFDKETGEFLDSRVLVRVRDGEVDSVDPKKVHYMDVSPKQMVSVATALIPFLEHDDANRALMGSNMQRQAVPLLRTEAPLVGTGVEHRAVKDTGDIVVSDMNGTITNVSAEMIRVTGKDGKFIDYKLQKFRRSNQGTCINQKPIVNEGQKVTKGQVLADGPSTDRGELALGQNLLVAFMPWEGYNYEDAIILSERIVKEDMLTSIHIEEHEIDARDTKLGPEEITRDIPNVGEEILKDLDDRGIIRVGAEVNPGDILVGKVTPKGETELTAEERLLRAIFGEKAREVRDTSLKVPHGESGTVIDVKVFMRDAGDELPPGVNELVRVYVAQKRKISEGDKLAGRHGNKGVISKILPIEDMPFMEDGTPVDIILNPLGVPSRMNIGQVLETHLGWAAKAGWSENGKKSDGTVFVATPVFDGAQESEVRGALVKAGFSDTGKTNLFDGRTGEPFREPITVGYIYILKLLHLVDDKIHARSTGPYSLVTQQPLGGKAQFGGQRFGEMEVWALEAYGAAYTLQELLTVKSDDVVGRVKAYEAIVKGENIPEPGIPESFKVLVKEMQSLCLNVEVLSEEGEEIELKESEDDVFKTAEELGIDLRGEVTVGHEAEEPGPENAEPQIVDDEFNEEPQIVEDELVEPNPDELEEE; this is encoded by the coding sequence TAGATTCTTTCAAGTGGTTTGCTGAGGAAGGTTTAAAGGAGGCATTCCGGGATATTTCTCCGGTCGAGGACTTTACCGGAAATATGGCCATCGAATTTGGGTCGTATAAGTTCGGAGAGCCGGAGCACAGCGTTAATGAATGTAAAGAAAGGGACATGACCTACTCGGCTCGGTTAGATGTAACCGTAAGCCTCATCAACAAAACAACTGGAGAGATTAAGGAAGAGGAAGTCTACATGGGCGACTTCCCGGTTATGACGGATAAGGGAACGTTCGTCATTAACGGGACCGAGCGTGTAGTCGTAAGTCAGCTTGTCCGCTCTCCGGGCGTTTATTTTGACCGAGAGGTTGACAAGCACTCGGACAAAATTCTCTATGCCAGTAAAGTTATCCCTAGTCGCGGTGCGTGGCTCGAGTTTGAGACCGACAAGCGCGACGTAGTCAGCGTGCGTGTCGACCGTAAGCGTAAGCAACCTGCCACGATCCTGCTTAAAGCGCTCGGGTTCGGCTCAAACGATGAGATTCTCGCGCTCTTCAATAACGCGGAGGCTATCAAGCTGACGCTCGAGCGCGATTTTACCGAGACCCGCGAAGAAGCGATGGTCGAGCTCTACAAGCGCCTGCGTCCGGGTGAGCCACCGGCAGTCGAGAGCGCTCGTTCACTTATCGAGAATTTATTCTTCAATCCGCAGCGTTACGACCTGGCAAAGGTCGGGCGCTACAAAGTTAACAAGAAGTTGAACCTGGATATACCGGTCGAAACAACCGTACTCACGCGCGAAGATATCTTAGCAACCATCCAATACATGGTTGGGCTTCTTGATTCGTCGCTGTTCAGAGATCGTTTTGACCTGGTAGACACAGATGATATAGATCACTTTGGCAACAGGCGTATCCGCTCAGTCGGTGAGCTCATCCAGAACCAGTTCCGTATCGGTCTTGCCAGGATGGAGCGTGTGGTTCGTGAGCGCATGACAACACTTGATGTTGAGACCATGACGCCGCGAAGCCTCATCAACATCCGCCCGATTGTGGCATCGATAAAAGAGTTCTTCGGCAGCAGCCAGCTGTCGCAGTTCATGGATCAGACCAATCCGCTGGCCGGTCTCACGCACAAGCGTCGCTTGAGCGCACTCGGCCCGGGCGGTCTTTCACGTGAGCGCGCGGGCTTTGAGGTTCGTGACGTTCACCCGTCGCACTATGGCCGTATGTGCCCGATTGAGACGCCGGAAGGTCCGAACATCGGTCTTATCGGTTCGATGGCTTCATACGCCAGGATTAATCCGTTCGGTTTCATCGAGACGCCGTACCGCAAAGTCGAGAACGGCAGGATAACCGATGAGATTCACTACCTCACCGCGGATGATGAGGATCGATATATTATCGCGCAGGCTAACGCGCGGTTTGATAAAGAGACAGGCGAGTTTCTTGATAGCAGAGTTTTAGTGCGAGTGCGCGATGGCGAGGTCGACTCGGTCGACCCGAAGAAAGTCCACTATATGGATGTTTCACCGAAGCAGATGGTTTCCGTTGCAACGGCGCTTATCCCATTCCTCGAGCACGACGATGCGAACCGTGCGCTCATGGGTTCAAACATGCAGCGCCAGGCGGTTCCGCTGCTTCGCACCGAAGCACCGCTTGTCGGAACGGGTGTCGAGCACCGGGCAGTAAAAGACACCGGCGACATTGTCGTCTCTGATATGAACGGAACGATCACAAATGTATCCGCCGAGATGATTCGCGTAACCGGAAAAGACGGCAAGTTTATCGATTATAAACTGCAGAAGTTCCGCCGTTCGAACCAGGGTACGTGTATCAACCAGAAGCCGATTGTAAACGAGGGCCAGAAGGTCACAAAAGGACAGGTTCTTGCGGACGGTCCGTCGACCGATCGCGGTGAGCTTGCCTTGGGGCAGAACCTGCTGGTCGCGTTTATGCCGTGGGAAGGTTACAACTACGAGGACGCCATCATCTTGAGCGAGCGTATCGTTAAAGAAGATATGTTGACCTCGATTCACATCGAGGAGCACGAGATCGATGCGCGTGACACCAAGCTCGGTCCCGAAGAGATTACCCGCGATATTCCAAACGTCGGTGAAGAGATACTAAAAGACCTCGACGACCGCGGCATTATCCGCGTCGGCGCCGAAGTTAACCCCGGCGATATCCTCGTCGGCAAGGTTACACCGAAAGGTGAGACCGAGCTGACCGCAGAGGAGCGCCTGCTTCGTGCGATCTTCGGTGAGAAAGCGCGCGAGGTTCGCGACACCTCACTTAAAGTACCGCACGGTGAGAGCGGAACGGTTATCGACGTAAAGGTCTTCATGCGCGATGCCGGCGACGAATTGCCGCCCGGCGTCAACGAGCTCGTTCGCGTGTACGTAGCGCAGAAGAGAAAAATCTCGGAAGGCGATAAGTTGGCCGGCCGCCACGGTAACAAGGGTGTTATTTCAAAGATTCTCCCGATCGAGGATATGCCGTTCATGGAAGACGGCACGCCGGTTGATATTATCCTGAACCCGCTTGGCGTACCGAGCCGAATGAACATCGGTCAGGTGCTTGAGACGCACCTTGGTTGGGCGGCCAAAGCCGGCTGGAGCGAAAACGGCAAGAAGAGCGACGGCACCGTCTTCGTTGCGACCCCGGTATTTGACGGCGCGCAGGAGTCGGAAGTTCGCGGTGCGCTCGTAAAAGCCGGTTTCTCCGATACCGGAAAAACAAACTTATTTGACGGCCGCACCGGCGAGCCGTTTAGAGAGCCGATTACGGTTGGCTATATCTATATCTTGAAACTGTTACACCTGGTTGACGATAAGATTCACGCCCGTTCAACCGGCCCATACTCACTGGTCACGCAGCAGCCGCTCGGTGGTAAAGCGCAGTTCGGCGGCCAGAGATTCGGTGAGATGGAGGTCTGGGCGCTCGAAGCCTACGGCGCGGCGTATACCCTGCAAGAGCTTCTGACCGTAAAGTCGGATGACGTTGTCGGTAGGGTGAAGGCCTATGAGGCGATCGTCAAGGGTGAGAACATACCGGAACCGGGTATCCCGGAATCCTTTAAGGTTCTTGTAAAAGAGATGCAAAGCTTGTGTCTCAACGTCGAGGTCCTCTCCGAGGAAGGCGAAGAGATCGAGCTTAAAGAATCCGAAGATGATGTATTTAAGACCGCTGAAGAGTTGGGCATCGATCTTCGCGGTGAAGTAACGGTCGGGCATGAGGCTGAAGAGCCGGGCCCTGAAAATGCGGAGCCCCAGATTGTTGATGATGAATTCAACGAGGAACCGCAGATAGTAGAAGACGAACTAGTAGAGCCCAATCCCGACGAACTAGAAGAGGAATAG